The sequence AGAACCAAGTTTAAGCGTGCCTATTGCTTTTGGTAGAGAGTTTTCTCAAATGCCTGGGGAATTAAAAGGACAGCGTGTTTCGCGAATGCTACTCAATAGCAGTGAAGTTTCCCGATATCATGCGCTGATTGATTGGGAACAAGGTCAGTTGATGGTAATTGACCAAAATAGCGTTAATGGTATTTATATTAATGCTAATCGCCAGAAGAGTAGCGTTATTAATAGTGGCGATATTTTAAAAATTGGACCCTATGAAATTACTCTTTCTTTTACTTTAAATACACCCACCCCCGCATCTACCCCTACACCTGTATCTGCACCAACTCCAACTAATTCCACAATCCAGTTTAATCCCGCGACGAATTTACCAGATGCAACTTTACCCCCGGAGGCAGCAGCAACTCCTCTGGGTTCAAGCTTTCCACCGCCAATTTTTCAAGAAGAAAAGGTTCCAGTACAAGCTCTCCATGCTACGGGCTTGCGGGTGGATGAAACCGATTATTTAGCTTTGGGGGCTGGGTTGGGAAGCTATATATGGATAGATTTATTAAGAATATATGGTGTTAATAGCGAAAAAATAATCGCTTTGGGTTTGGATAAGGAACCATTTGCTCGGTATAAGCAATTGTGTCTCAATTCACAAATACCTTTGCATGAAAGATTGCGTTCTAATTCCGATTCTTGTCCCGACAATATCTGGGGTTGGCCGAGTTACGGTTTGCGGGAAGCTTGGCGCGATTTTGGTAAGGGAAGATTAAATGATTCGTTTAAGTATTTATGGAAAGTCTTTGCCGAACCAGATTACGCCGAAACTTATACTCCTCGCGCCAGTAATGTTTTTGATTCCATAGATAGGGAAGCAAAACGTATCGGCTGGGAGCAAATTTATCGCTATGGAAGAATACGAGCAATTCGTAAAACTGATGATGGTAGATATTGCGTTGCTTATTCTCGGGGAAGAGGAGATCATGCTTTTTATGTAGCTCGTTTTTTACATTTAGCAACAGGTTATCCAGCAATTCAGTTTCTTCCAGATTTACAGGCTTATCGAGAGAAATATCGCGATTTTAAATCTGTAGTCAATGCTTATGAAGACCATAACCACGTTTACGAACAGTTAGAGCGTCAAGGTGGGAAGGTCTTGATTCGAGGACGAGGTATTGTAGCTTCTCGGATTATTCAGCGGATTTATGAAGCACGTAGAAAAAATCCTAAGATTACAGTTTTACATTTGATGCGATCGCCCAAACCAAAGGGCAATAAATTTGGTAAAACTCAGCGAATAGTAAAGCATCATTTTGAATTCCAGCCATTCAACTGGCCGAAAGCTTGCTGGGGTGGCGAATTAAGAGTAATGCTAGAAAATGCCAGTCCAGAACAGCGCAAAAGCTTACTCTCTGATTGGGGAGGTACCACTACAGCAGATCGACAAGATTGGCAGCTTATTACAGAAGAAAGTTTGCGAGATGGCTGGTACAAAATTGAATTTGGTGAAGTCCAAAGTGTAGAACGCGATTCTCAAAATGGGGGCACTCTTACCCGTATTAAAGAAAAAAGCTCTAACGGACAAATTACTATCAATGCAGATTTTATTGTAGACGCTACCGGGCTAGATGCTAAAGTTCAGGCAACTCCATTGCTAGAAGATTTAGTCGAACGTTATAGCCTACCGCTGAATCATTTATCACGATTAGTTGTCGCAAACGATTTTGAATTAGTAGAAATGCGTAATGGCAAAGGTAAAATGTACGCTGCTGGAGCAATTA comes from Rivularia sp. PCC 7116 and encodes:
- a CDS encoding FHA domain-containing protein, whose protein sequence is MSNNLEIHLSWEDPATGELREPSLSVPIAFGREFSQMPGELKGQRVSRMLLNSSEVSRYHALIDWEQGQLMVIDQNSVNGIYINANRQKSSVINSGDILKIGPYEITLSFTLNTPTPASTPTPVSAPTPTNSTIQFNPATNLPDATLPPEAAATPLGSSFPPPIFQEEKVPVQALHATGLRVDETDYLALGAGLGSYIWIDLLRIYGVNSEKIIALGLDKEPFARYKQLCLNSQIPLHERLRSNSDSCPDNIWGWPSYGLREAWRDFGKGRLNDSFKYLWKVFAEPDYAETYTPRASNVFDSIDREAKRIGWEQIYRYGRIRAIRKTDDGRYCVAYSRGRGDHAFYVARFLHLATGYPAIQFLPDLQAYREKYRDFKSVVNAYEDHNHVYEQLERQGGKVLIRGRGIVASRIIQRIYEARRKNPKITVLHLMRSPKPKGNKFGKTQRIVKHHFEFQPFNWPKACWGGELRVMLENASPEQRKSLLSDWGGTTTADRQDWQLITEESLRDGWYKIEFGEVQSVERDSQNGGTLTRIKEKSSNGQITINADFIVDATGLDAKVQATPLLEDLVERYSLPLNHLSRLVVANDFELVEMRNGKGKMYAAGAITLGGPYAAVDSFLGLQYCALRTVDALATARTPGVKKLNAISSFRQWMKWVSNQSP